The following are encoded together in the Pseudoalteromonas piscicida genome:
- the gap gene encoding type I glyceraldehyde-3-phosphate dehydrogenase — protein MINIAINGYGRIGRNVLRALYESGQNKDIKVVAINDLAPANVNAHLTQFDSVHGRFQEQVVLNDNTLVIGGDEITLTQERDPANLPWKALNVDIVLECTGLFTSREAAAKHIEAGAKKVIVSAPGTDMDATVVHGVNSEVLSAESTIISNASCTTNCLAPIAKVLNDTIGIEQGSMTTIHAYTNDQNLSDVYHPDLYRARSATQSMIPTKTGAAKAVGLVLPELAGKLDGMAVRVPTINVSLVDLTFVAKRDTSKEEVNAAIKAAAEGAMSAILEYNELPLVSIDFNHNPASSVFDSTQTKVDGKLVKVMAWYDNEWGFSCRMLDQVKALGAFL, from the coding sequence ACTTCGTGCACTGTACGAGTCAGGTCAGAATAAAGACATCAAAGTCGTTGCCATCAACGATCTCGCACCTGCAAACGTAAACGCACATTTGACTCAATTTGACTCTGTACATGGTCGCTTTCAAGAGCAGGTTGTTCTTAACGACAACACTCTCGTTATCGGTGGTGACGAAATCACGCTAACGCAAGAGCGTGACCCTGCAAATCTTCCTTGGAAGGCGCTAAACGTTGATATCGTGCTTGAATGTACTGGGTTGTTCACTTCTCGTGAAGCTGCGGCTAAACACATTGAAGCCGGTGCGAAAAAAGTGATTGTATCTGCGCCGGGCACAGATATGGATGCAACGGTTGTTCATGGCGTTAACAGCGAAGTGCTAAGTGCTGAATCAACCATTATCTCTAACGCATCTTGTACCACAAACTGTCTTGCGCCTATTGCAAAAGTATTGAATGATACTATTGGTATTGAGCAAGGTAGCATGACAACCATTCATGCCTACACCAACGATCAGAATCTATCAGACGTTTACCACCCTGATTTATATCGCGCGCGTAGTGCCACTCAGTCTATGATCCCGACGAAAACGGGCGCGGCAAAGGCGGTTGGCTTAGTGCTTCCTGAACTTGCTGGCAAACTAGATGGTATGGCGGTTCGTGTGCCAACCATCAACGTATCACTGGTTGATTTAACGTTTGTCGCTAAGCGTGACACTTCAAAAGAAGAAGTGAATGCAGCAATCAAAGCGGCTGCTGAGGGCGCGATGAGTGCAATCCTTGAGTACAATGAATTACCTTTGGTTTCTATCGATTTCAACCACAATCCGGCTTCCTCAGTGTTTGACTCTACACAAACCAAAGTAGATGGAAAGCTGGTAAAAGTGATGGCTTGGTATGATAACGAATGGGGCTTCTCTTGCCGCATGCTAGACCAAGTTAAAGCACTAGGTGCATTTTTATAA